The segment GGCCATCTGCTCCGCGCCCAGGTTCAGGCTGGATCCCCTCAGCCTGTGGGCGACGAATTCCAGCTTTCCGGCGTCGCCGGCACGGACACAGCCTCGCATTTCCGCTATCAACGAGGGGGCTTGGCCCAGGTACGTTTCGATCAACTCGCCCAGAAAGGCCGGGTTGTAATCCTCGCTGACGAACCGGATCTTCGCGATCGTGTTCCGATTCAGGAGGGGGCCGTCTTGCCGACGCGGGTGCATGGCGGGTGCAATTGGGGGGCTTCGGGAGGCGGCGTCCCGTCACGGGCTCAGCCGCGCCTCCATTCGGCGCTTCATTTTTTGCTTGCGCGATTTCGGTTTTTACCTTAGCAGTCTGTCGGGCTTGGGCTTGTCAAGGATGATACCATTGGGAAGGGATTTTTCATCAACCATGGATGGTAGAGATGAGTAAATTTGTGGGAGGGAACCGGGAGCAGCGATTTCTTTTGCCCCCTGACCTGCGCGACTGGATTCCAGGGGACGACCTGGCGCATTTTGTGCTGGAGGCGGTGGAGCGGGTGGATATCGGGCACTTCAAGGTCAATCAACGTGGGACCGGGGATGCGCAATACCACCCCCGCATGATGCTGGCCTTGCTGATTTACTGCTACGCCAACGGAATTTTCTCCAGCCGGAAGATTGAGCGCGCCACCCATCGGGATATTGGGGTGCGATATATTGCGGCGAACACCCACCCGGATCATGACACCATCTGCACGTTCCGGCGCGAGAATGCGGAGGCGGTCAGCGAGAGTTTTTTGCAGGTGTTGCTGTTGGCTCGTGAACTGAAGTTGCTCAAAGTGGGCATGGTCAGCGTGGACGGCACCCAGCTCGATGCAAACGCCAACAAACACCGCAGCGTGCGCTATGACCGGGCGCGTGAACTGGTTGAACAACTCAAGCTGAATGTGGATGATCTGCTTGCGCGGGCCGAGCAGGCCGATGGGAGCGGTGCGGACGATCCCCAGGCCCTGCCCGAAGAGATAGCCCGGCGCGAGGTTCTGCGCGAGAAGCTGGACGCGGCGTGCAAACGGCTGGAAGCACAAGCCAAGGCCCGCGCCGAGAAGGAACGGGGGGAATACGAGGCCAAACTGGCCGCGCGCGACAAGCGGCAAGGCAGGCGCAAGGGCAAAAGACCCAAGCCGCCGGATCAGACGCCCAGAGGCGATGAGCAGAGCAACCTGACCGACCCGGACAGCCGCTTGATGCGCAAGAGCAAACGCAGCGAGTATCGCCAAAGCTACAACGCCCAAGCCGTGGTGGACGCGGAGGGCAGTCAACTCATTTTGGGTGCCCGGATCACTCAGTGCGCCAGTGATCGAAACGAGTTGGTGGCGGCGGTGGAGACGATCCCCGAGCAGGCGGGCAGCCCCGGCACGGTGTTGGCCGACAGCGGCTATGCCTGTGGGGATGAGGTGGAAACGTTGAACGGGCGCAACATCGAAGTCCTGGTGTCCACGAATGCGGAAGGAATGAGGCGGCAATACGACTTTCGCCCATCCAAAGCCGAAAAGCCGCCCAAGGAGCCAAAGGCGGAATGGATCAAGGCGATGAGGGCCAAGCTGGAGAGTGCGGAGAACCGCGAGAAATACCGGCTGAGGAAACAGACGGTGGAACCGGTCTTCGGCATCATCAAAAACGTTCTCGGCTTCCGCCGGTTTTCCCTGCGTGGACTGGCGAAAGTGGAAGGCGAGTGGGAACTGGTGGCGCTGGCCTACAACTGTAAACGCCTACATCGGTTGCAGAGCGCCCTGGCTGCATGTTGAAGCCAACCTGCCATCATGGAATCCATCCCTTTCCAGGGTGGTGCGGGGCGACGAGCAACCATCAAACCACGAGATTCGGGCTGGGAAGGTTCCGATAGCCCCTGTGACCTTCCAACAACACAAATAAACACAAGCCCAAGCCCG is part of the Candidatus Glassbacteria bacterium genome and harbors:
- a CDS encoding IS1182 family transposase, with amino-acid sequence MSKFVGGNREQRFLLPPDLRDWIPGDDLAHFVLEAVERVDIGHFKVNQRGTGDAQYHPRMMLALLIYCYANGIFSSRKIERATHRDIGVRYIAANTHPDHDTICTFRRENAEAVSESFLQVLLLARELKLLKVGMVSVDGTQLDANANKHRSVRYDRARELVEQLKLNVDDLLARAEQADGSGADDPQALPEEIARREVLREKLDAACKRLEAQAKARAEKERGEYEAKLAARDKRQGRRKGKRPKPPDQTPRGDEQSNLTDPDSRLMRKSKRSEYRQSYNAQAVVDAEGSQLILGARITQCASDRNELVAAVETIPEQAGSPGTVLADSGYACGDEVETLNGRNIEVLVSTNAEGMRRQYDFRPSKAEKPPKEPKAEWIKAMRAKLESAENREKYRLRKQTVEPVFGIIKNVLGFRRFSLRGLAKVEGEWELVALAYNCKRLHRLQSALAAC